Proteins encoded in a region of the Bombyx mori chromosome 21, ASM3026992v2 genome:
- the LOC101736178 gene encoding zwei Ig domain protein zig-8, translated as MCACVRLLMLAALPTLAGISRWCADGEVVSVTEGTGPAFAPRQRDSLIAAVGQTAALECRVLRLGDKSVSWVRSSDLQILSHAGSVFTADARVSATSSRGGSGSSRHTLRIERLRTTDAGRYECQVNMEPKMSKFFNLTVLDEPIPVPVLKTLREVMHGTIGSAVTLTCEARYDPPPGALPLPPLEIRWQKGDQLINLQTGRGGVSLDTERWTGGAISRLTLGALRRRDSGRYSCTVLGHSATISLTVDDQPSPIDAMQRDETAVAQVGSGLTIHQEYYTTLAILFTHILMR; from the exons GTATTTCGCGATGGTGTGCCGACGGAGAGGTTGTGTCGGTGACTGAAGGCACAGGCCCGGCCTTTGCCCCTCGACAGAGAGATTCACTCATCGCTGCTGTTGGACAAACAGCCGCCTTGGAGTGCCGAGTGCTTCGTTTAGGTGATAAATCT GTATCTTGGGTAAGGTCCAGTGACCTTCAAATCCTGTCTCATGCAGGGTCAGTTTTCACAGCAGACGCGCGTGTTTCTGCGACGTCGTCCCGGGGAGGCAGTGGCTCTAGCCGGCATACCTTGAGAATCGAGAGGCTTCGGACCACTGATGCTGGACGCTATGAGTGCCAGGTCAACATGGAACCTAAAATGAGCAAGTTCTTCAACCTTACTGTGTTAG ATGAGCCAATACCAGTTCCAGTGCTGAAGACCCTGAGAGAGGTGATGCACGGGACGATCGGTAGCGCTGTGACCTTGACATGCGAGGCGCGATACGACCCCCCGCCCGGGGCGCTACCCTTACCACCCCTCGAAATACGCTGGCAAAAAGGCGACCAACTTATCAACTTACAG ACTGGTCGTGGTGGTGTTTCCTTGGACACGGAGCGGTGGACTGGCGGCGCTATCTCTCGCCTGACGTTGGGAGCGCTGCGCCGGCGGGACTCTGGCCGATATTCATGCACCGTGCTGGGACATTCCGCCACTATATCGCTCACTGTCGATGACCAGC CGAGTCCAATAGATGCGATGCAACGAGACGAGACAGCAGTAGCGCAAGTCGGGAGCGGCTTAACGATACATCAAGAATACTATACAACACTTGCGATACTGTTCACTCACATACTTATGAGATGA